The following is a genomic window from Acidimicrobiales bacterium.
CCGTCTCGGGCGAGGCCCTCCCGGCGAGCGGCTCCGCGCTCGAGCGCCTCGTCGAGGACCGCTCGGTCTTCGGCCGCATCGGGCCGCGGCAAAAACGCGAGCTCGTCGAGGCACTGCAGCGCCGCGGCCACGTCGTGGCGATGACGGGCGACGGGGTGAACGACGTGCTGGCGCTGCGCCGAGCCGATCTCGGGATCGTGATGGGGAGCGGCAGCCCGGCGAGCCGGGCCGCCGGGCGCGTCGTCCTCCTCGACAGCGCCTTCGCCGCCCTCCCCGAGGTGCTCGCCGAGGGCCGCCGCGTGCTCGCCAACGTCGAGCGGGTCGCCAAGCTCTTCGTGGCGAAGACCGTCTACGTCGCGCTGCTCGCGCTCGCGATCGGCGCCGCGCACCTCGCCTACCCCCTCTTCCCGCGCCACTTCACCCTCGTGAGCACGCTCACGGTCGGCGTACCGTCCTTCTTCCTCGCCCTCGGCCCGGCCACGACGCGGCTTCGGTCGGGGTTCGCGGAGCGGGTCGCGGACTTCGTCGTCCCCGCGGGCGTCCTCGCCTTCGCCGGCGCCTTCGGGAGCTACCTCTACGCCCGTACCGCTCCGGGATCCACGCCCGCGGCTGTCCGCACCGCGACCACCCTCGCGATCGGCGTGGCCGGCCTCGCCGTGCTCGCCAGCGCGGCTCGGCCGCTCACCCGCTGGCGCATCGCCCTCGTCGCCACCATGGCCCTCGGGCTCGTCGGCGCCCTCGGCCTCGGCGCGTCCAGGCGCTTCTTCGAGTTCTCGGGGCCGAGCCCGGGCACGCTCGCGGCCGTCCTCGCCATCTCGCTCCCTCTCGGCGCGCTCGTGCTCCTCGCCACCTCGCGCTCGAACGGCCGCGTCGGCGCTGCCGTCGCCGCAGTGGTCCCCCGTCGGCGCGAGGACGCGCGCCGCCCGGCGGGGTCGCAGCAGTGAGTCGGGGCTCGGGCCTCGACGGGGTCGCCGGGCAGGCGCCTGCGGCGCCGGCCAGGGTGGTCGAGACCCACGTCTCGACGGTCTTCCTCGTCGGCGAGCGCGCGTACAAGCTGAAGAAGCCCGTCGTGGCCGACTTCGTCGACCTCTCCACCCTGGCGGCGCGCCGGGCCGCCTGCGAAGCAGAGGTCGAGCTGAACCGCCGCCTCGCCCCTGACGTCTACGAGGGCGTCGCCACGGTGTGCGGGCCGGGCGGCGAGCCCTGGGACCACCTCGTCGTGATGCGGCGGCTGCCGGACGATCGCCGCCTCACTCGGGTCGTCGAGCGATCGCGCTCGGCCGGCGAGCAAGCGGTCGTCGCCGTCGCGCAGGTGGTCGCGAGCTTCCACAGGCGCGCCGAGCACTCCGAGCGCATCGACGAGGCGGGGGCGCCGGGGTTCGTCCTCGCCCTGTGGTCGTCGAGCCTGCGCACCCTCGAGGGCAGCGAGCTCCCGGCCGGCGCCCGGGAGCTCGCGGCGCGCATCGGCTCGCTGGCCCGCCGCTACGTGCTCGGCTGCGCGCCGGCCTTCGAGGTGCGGGTGCGCTCGGGGCGCATCGTCGACGGCCACGGCGACCTGCAGGCAGACGACGTCTTCTGCCTCGACGACGGACCGAGGTTGCTCGACTGCCTCGAGTTCGACGCCGAGCTGCGTCACGGCGACGTGCTCGCCGACGTCGCCTTCCTCGCCATGGACCTCGAGCGCCTCGGGCACGCGAAGCTCGCCGAGTGCTTCCTGCGCGCCTACGCCAGCGCGTCCGGAGACGCCTGGCCGGCCTCGCTGCGCGAGCACTGGGTCGCCTACCGGGCGCTCGTACGCGCGAAGGTGGCGGCTCTCCGTGCGGCCCAGGGCGACGTGTCGGCGAGCGCACGCGCGGCGAAGCTCCTCGCGCTGTGCTGGGCGCACCTCGAGGCTGCCATCCCCCGGCTCGTCCTCGTCGGGGGCCTCCCCGGCACCGGCAAGTCGACGCTCGCCGCCGGGATTGCCGCGGCGCGCGGCTGGCAGCTGCTGCGCAGCGACGTGGTGCGCCGGGACCTCGCGAACGACCAGCAGGCCTCGCCAGGCGCCCCGGGCTTCGGCACCGGCCGCTACCGTCCCGGCGAGGTCGCGAGGACGTACGCGGCGATGCTCGCCCGAGCCGTCGAGCTGGTGCGAGGCGGCGAGAGCGTCGTCCTCGACGCCACGTGGACGAGCCGTCGGCAGCGCCAGCTCGCGGCGCTCGCCGCGGCCAGCTGCGGCGCGCACCTCGTCGCGCTCCGCTGCGACGCGCCGCTGGCGCTCGCCGCGCGACGCATCGCGAGGCGCGCCGCCGCGGGTCTCGACGCGTCGGAGGCGAGCGCGCGAGTCGCGCGCGAGATGGCGGCGCGTGCGGACGCCTGGCCGGAGGCGGCGACCGTCGACACGACCGGGGCGAAGCGTACGAGCCTCGGGGCCGCCCTCAAGGCCATCGCCGCCTCCAGGCCGACGGGCTGAGGACGACCGATCGCGGACCTCGCCGACGTACCGAGAGCTCGGAGACGACGGGGCCAACGAGCACCTGGCGGCTCTCGCCCTCCTGCGCCCCACCGGTGCGGACCGCCCATGGAAACGACCGGCGTGCGCTGCGCTGACGCGCCGCAGCGGTCGGGGGCGTGCCGGACAGGGTGTTCGTCCGTCGTCGCTCGACGCCCCGTGCCGAGGCTTCGCCCCGCGCGGGCGCATCGCCCAGCCGCCTTCGCGCGCTTCGTGGCGCGAGGCGCAGGCTGCGGCCAGCCGACGTCCGGCCGGAGCGAGCGCGCGGCACCCTGCTCGCGGGCGTCGGTTCGCGCGCCCCTCCGCCTGGGGGCGGCCGCCCACGAGACGGCAGTCGCGCCGGGGACGCCCGACGTGCCGCCTTCGCCTCGTGTTCTCGCCGGGACGCACGCGCCGCCGCCTCGCCCGAGACAGGCCCGCCTCCGAGGCCGCCCCGGCCGCTGGGCCCGAGGGGCGAGCCGCGCCGATCGCCCGTCTAGGATGCGCCCGACATGCGAGCGCGTGCCAACGAGACGGCGCCCGCGACGAGGCTCGACGGGGAGGTCGCCGCGGTGACGGGCGCGAGCCGCGGGATCGGTCGCGCCATCGCGCGCGCCTTCGCCGACGCCGGCGCCGCAGTGGCCCTCGCCGGCCGCGACCGCGCCGAGCTCGAGAGCGCCCGGGCAGAGGTCGAAGCCCGGGGGGCGCGCTCGCTCGCCGCCTACTGCGACGTGCGCGACCCCGACTCGGTGGACGCCTTCGGCGATGCCGTGCGCGAGGCGCTCGGTCCGCCGACCGTCGTCGTCGCCTGCGCGGGAGTCGCCGGACCAACGAAGCCGCTCCACGAGCTGGCTGTGTCCGAGTGGGAGGAGTGCGTCTCGACCGATCTGACAGGCGTCTTCCTCACGTTCCGACGCTTCATCCCGGCAATGCTCGAGCGGGGCGCGGGCAGCTTGATCGCGATCTCCTCCATGACCGGCAAGCGGCCCCTCGCCGGGCGTAGCCCGTACGCCGCGGCGAAGCTCGGCGTGATCGGGCTCGTACGGACGCTCGCGCTGGAGCTCGGACCGTTCAACATCCGCGTCAACAGCGTCTGTCCCGGGGGCGTGGACGGCCCGCGCATCGACCTGGTCCTCGAGAACCAAGCCCGCCTGCTCGGCATCTCCGTCGACGAGGCGCGCCGGCAGATGACCGAACCCGCTGCCTTGAAGCGCCTCGTTCGCCCCGAGGAGGTCGCGAGCGCGTGCGTGTTCCTGGCGTCTGCCGCCGGATCGGGGATCACCGGCGAGGACCTCAACGTCACCGCCGGCCTCGTCATGTACTGACAGGTGACCGCACGCGCCGCGGCGCGCCGGACTCGGACCGCGGGCTAGCCCCGCGACCAGCGCCGCAGCCGGAGGTCCGCCTGCTCCTTGTGCCCCCAGAAGCGTTCGACCTCGCAGATGCCCGAGACGTGGCGCCCAACGACGACACTCGCCTCGCGCGTCGCCCGCTGGTAGGTGACCGTCTTCAGGAACTTGCCGACCCACAGGCCGCCCGTGTAGCGGGCCGCGCCGCGCGTCGGGAGGATGTGGTTCGTGCCGATGGCCTTGTCGCCGTAGGCGACGTTCGTCGCCTCGCCGAGGAAGAGCGCGCCGTAGTTCCGGAGGCGTTCGAGGTAGTAGTCGGGGTCCGAGGTCAGCACCTCCACGTGCTCGAAGGCGAGCTCGTCCGCGAGGGCGACCGCCTCCTCGGCGCTGTCGACGAGGTAGATGCGCCCGTAGTCGCGCCACGCCGGCCCCGCGACGTCCGCCGTCGGGAGCGAGCGCAG
Proteins encoded in this region:
- a CDS encoding AAA family ATPase, which gives rise to MVETHVSTVFLVGERAYKLKKPVVADFVDLSTLAARRAACEAEVELNRRLAPDVYEGVATVCGPGGEPWDHLVVMRRLPDDRRLTRVVERSRSAGEQAVVAVAQVVASFHRRAEHSERIDEAGAPGFVLALWSSSLRTLEGSELPAGARELAARIGSLARRYVLGCAPAFEVRVRSGRIVDGHGDLQADDVFCLDDGPRLLDCLEFDAELRHGDVLADVAFLAMDLERLGHAKLAECFLRAYASASGDAWPASLREHWVAYRALVRAKVAALRAAQGDVSASARAAKLLALCWAHLEAAIPRLVLVGGLPGTGKSTLAAGIAAARGWQLLRSDVVRRDLANDQQASPGAPGFGTGRYRPGEVARTYAAMLARAVELVRGGESVVLDATWTSRRQRQLAALAAASCGAHLVALRCDAPLALAARRIARRAAAGLDASEASARVAREMAARADAWPEAATVDTTGAKRTSLGAALKAIAASRPTG
- a CDS encoding SDR family NAD(P)-dependent oxidoreductase, whose protein sequence is MRARANETAPATRLDGEVAAVTGASRGIGRAIARAFADAGAAVALAGRDRAELESARAEVEARGARSLAAYCDVRDPDSVDAFGDAVREALGPPTVVVACAGVAGPTKPLHELAVSEWEECVSTDLTGVFLTFRRFIPAMLERGAGSLIAISSMTGKRPLAGRSPYAAAKLGVIGLVRTLALELGPFNIRVNSVCPGGVDGPRIDLVLENQARLLGISVDEARRQMTEPAALKRLVRPEEVASACVFLASAAGSGITGEDLNVTAGLVMY